TTGTAGAAGCTTTCTAAAACATGAGTATTGGCATACTGGTTATCTTCGTTTTGAATCAGACGATCGAGAGGTACAGTGATTTTTGAAGGTTCCTTTTCTCCATTTTGATAAATTAATGTTGCTGAGGGTGTCCAGCTTCGTGTAATGACTAAACCTTTTTCATGAGTAGGTTGGCAGGTGAGATCGGCACTATAAACGTAGTCGTGCAGCATTGAAAATAATTCAACAACTCGATAATCATCGATGTGCTGCGATCGGGAAATACAACTACCAACTTTTTGAGCATCAAAATCTGTTAAAGATTGGAGCATTTCTTCATATCTCTGCCATCCTGAATCATCTAAAGAATTAGCAAAATCAGGAATGCGATCGCCCACTAAAATTACTTTTGCATCTGATATATTACCTCTACGATTACAACGTCCTGCCCTCTGAATTAAGTTTTCAGGTGGACAAATTTGAGAAATCAAAACCTCAGCATTGAGATCGCAACCAACTTCGATCGCACTGGTTGTCACCAGAATATAGGGATATTCCTTTTCATCTCGGTATTTAATCTGTTTGTAGAGTTCTGGTCTAAGTTTATCGGCAATGCGACCATGATAGAGAAATAGCCATCGGTTCTCAGAACTGGTATCGCAATTAAGTGTCGATTTTAGCTGTTGATAAATTGCTGCGGCATCTTTGACTGTTTCCACAACAGCGAGTATTCTTGTTGCTTCTCCTCTTAACTTCCATTGCTCCAAAATCATTTTTGTAACTTGATTTTGGAATTCAGTAGAGTCTCGCTGACCTTCTGAAGTTGTTTGATAGCATTGGATTGTATTGTGCCACTCAAAACTTCTTTGATTGAGGTAAGGGCGATTTAGTGTTTGCTGCTGAAATTTTTCGAGTTTTTCTCTGTTCTCGTCGTCCTCAATAAAGTCAATTACGTTTTCTTTGTCTTTTTCTTTGTCTTTGAGAAAGTCAAAACGCTCAATGAGGTCTTTGGGCATAGTTGCCGTCATCAGGACAAGCGATCGTCCTGCTTCATAAAGCGCCTGTACCAAGCTCTGAAAGTTTGTGAACGAAATTTCATCGTAGCTATGAGCTTCATCAAAACAGATAAGCGTATTCTCTCGATGAATTCGGTGCGGAAATATGTAAGACTTTTGCTTATCGCCAAAAGAGAAATATCGGTAAAGAAACTTATCCAAAGTAGTCAAGATGATATTGCCTTTATACAAATGCCTTCTAGAACGTACTTTTGGCTTAGAAACTTCACCATTTATGTAAAGCCATCGATCCATTTGCGCTCCAGTATCAACAACTAGAGAAATTTGTCTATTCTTGTTTTGAGAGAGAGACGAGAATCGAATTAGATAATCATTAATACGTTCTCTTTGATCTTCTAATAAGCTTCGGGTTGGTAAGACTAAAATGAGGCGATAGTCATTAGCCAAAGCGGGAAATAACACAGACTCAGTTTTACCCGTCCCAGTTGGTGCTTTTAGTAGTAAGGCTGGATTAGGATTCTGTTTTCGGTCTAGCTTTATAGCTAGTTCTTCCTGCATAGGATTTGCCGAGAACCTACCTACTGTTTCATAAATAGTTTGAGCATCATATTCATCAAGTTCATCTTTGGGTAGGCTTTGAATAACGATACGATCGATCTTTGATTTCAATTTTTGAAGTTGTGAAACCCACCAATCTTTGACCGCATTTTGTAGTTGCTTCGTTAAAGACTGACTATCGCCCACATTTCCCTCTAAAGCAGTTTTAAGCTTTTCAGGAAATGGCATCGACCAAGAAGCTAACGTTAGCGTAAACCCTTGCCTATCACTACCGAAAATCCAAGGATCAACATAGAAAACATTTTTTTGTTTCTCATCTTGAGTAATAGTGAAATCCATAAAAGCGCGAGATTCTGCTTGCTCATCATCTTCAAAAAAGCGACAAGCAATTTCTGCTTCAATTTGGTCGCACATTTCCAAAATGTAAAGCTCATGAGCATAAGCGATTGGTTCACCCTCTAGAACTTGCTTATATTTTTCTGCTTCTGCTTTTAGAGGATGATCTTCCTCAAGATCATTGCTCAAAGTTTTCAGCTTGTAGGTATCTCGACAGATATCTCTTACTGAATAATCATGGTGTCCTTTGGCTAAAAACTCGACCCAAGGCTGTTTGGGATCACTGGCTTCAAAGCGATGTCCTCTAAAGGAGTAGCTAAACTCAACTTTTCCATTCGCTTTGATATTCACACTGATGCCAAATTTTTGAGGCTTTCCAATATCATGCAGGTAAGCTGCATCAGCGACTCGCTTTCGAGATGCTTCCCGATCGCCTTTTACAAAATCATCAGGATTCCAATACCAAGCTAATTTCCGAACGTTCGCAGCATGGTTGCCAAGAGGTTGAAAGAGTATGTTTTCAGGAATTTGGTTCTTTCCATTGGGAAAAAAGACCCGTCCGAAATCGAATGGTTTAGACATAAACTTCACCTCTCAGTAGTAAGTTAACGAGGGATACTGGAATATTAAATTCCCCATTGGTGTAGTAATCCAATTCAGGAGGATGATTCATTTCAGTGGGGAAATAGGCAGCAACGAAGGGGACAAATCCATCTGCGGCTGTGGGCTGCTGGTCTAGAAAGCCTTCTCTATCAGAATTAGTTTGACTGTTAGCTGACCATTGGTAGCGATAAAGATTATAAATGTCGCAACCACCGATAAATTGACCATTTTGGAGCAATGCTTCCATTGGTAAAATCGTTGATGGATAAGCTGTTTTAGTTTCTTGTTTTAGTTCAATTAGTTCTGAAACTTCTGTAACGATCGCAAATCCCTCTTTCCCCAGTTTGCATCCGTAAGTCTCCAATTCCCGAAAGTGTTCTAGCCCTTCAGGAGACTCCGCGACTACATAGCCAACTAACTCTTCTGCAATGAAATACTCCCAAGTATGAAGTTGAAAGTTTGCCTTATCCTCATCTAGGTACAACCGAGAAAAGGAGTCGTGGTTAAACTCACGCATCCCTTTGCGATAAGTGCGATGTACTCCTCTCCATGAGTTTGATGTCGGATATGCACCTAGAGCAACGTAACGAGGGGGTAAAGCATAAATAGGTGGATTATCATTATTGACGCGAGTTTCAGGAATCTCTAACTCAACGCTCATCATCCCTAGTCGTCGCAAGAAGCCAGAAAAGGTTGTTGGTGGAACAAAAGGATAGGTTGCAATGTTGAGGATTGACCCTGGCAGAATGCGAAAAGTCATTGCTGCTGTAGGTTCTATGATTAATTTGATACAGTACATTTTCACTTGCAATAAATGGTAAATTACTCCCTCCCCTTAGTAAGGGGAGGGCTGGGGTGGGGTCGTCTCCCGCAATACTTGAATACTCTGAGTAATAGTTGTTATTACACCCTCTAATTCGTGATAAATTTGCTCATTTGTAAACCTCAAAACTTTCGTTCCTTTTTCTTCAAGAAATGCTTGACGTTCATCGTCGTACTCCTTTGCTCCATCCAAAAAATGACTTTCTCCGTCAATTTCAATTGCTAGTTTTAGTTCGGGTGCATAAAAATCAACAACAAATGCACCAATGCTATACTGTCTACGAAATTTACAACTTTCGATCTGTCGCCCCCTTAATTTTGCCCAGATTATTTTCTCTGCCACTGGCATATTGTTTCGTAGTGCTTGCCTTTTGGCTTTTTCTGTACTTTTGTTATAGAGTTTGGTCATGGTATTAGTGGAATGGTGTTTTTGATTTGTGGGAAAACCCCCCTCAATCCCCCCTTGCAAAGGGGGGAAGTAATTCAGTTTTGCTTGATAGGGAATGATGATGTGAATTAAGCCTGTAAGACAGTATCTACAAACTGGCTTGAATAGTCTTGTAATTTCTCTAAAGCAGTGTCACCAATCCAGCGTTCAAAGTTAGGAAATTGAATGTAATCTGTGTTATGTCCTCTAATTCTGGAAAGTTCTTTGAAGCGATTGATCGCCTGTTGAGGATCGGTAATTGAGGGAGAAATAATTGGGCGTTTACCTCTGGGAGATAAGTAGCGATCGACCACTAGCAAGGGCATTTGGTTCTCATCTTCTGCGATCGCAATTCCTTTTGGATTACCAGAACCAATGCGAGGCAGAGCATCTAGAAACGCATAGGCAACAGACGCAAAATCTAAATCAGTAACACTCAGCGCATGATTAGACACAGGATAGAGAATCCCAGGTTGGTTATATTGCCGCTTAAATGGAACAGGAGTTTCTTCCTTTTGGTTCACTAATCGTGCTGGGTGCATTGCTCGTTGTTTATCTACAGGATAGATGTCCTGAACAGCAACACCTCCACCATGCGTTACTCGACCAATCAAAGTTTTTTTACCTGCAATTAAGCCTCCATAAGGGCCACAAATCGGGCAATTTGGAAGGGTACAAGTTTCAGGAATTCCACACTTTTGCTTATCTCCTAATAACACGCCACTCTTGACAGGTGCCCAGATTAAACAGCGTCGCTCAACTCCTCGGCGTTTTGTAGGGGAGATGTAGCATTTTTCTATCGATCGCCCATCTTTTGTAGAAAGTTTTACCGTCTCAACTAGGTTGACATTGACTTGTACTTCATGCCCCAAGTAAAGCTCTTGAGAACCTTCTAAAATGGCATAAATATCAAAATGTAGGCGAGGGTTTTGGTTGTCTTCAGGAAGTCCAGTAGCCATAGTTAATTCTTCTCACTTGTAGATTTCAATTTGCGAACTAATTCAGGGAAGCGAGTGTACAAAGAAAGCTTGAGATTGTATGTCAATTCTTTCCAATCTTTTTCTTGGGCATAATCTTTGGAAGTGGCAAAGTGTTGATAAGTCCGTGTCACATCATCTGCATAAAGTTGCAAATAAAGTTTGCCTTGATCGTCTTTTTTTTCTCGATCAGGAATAGCTAATTGATTAAGTAGTTCTCTCGTTTGGCTGTAAATAAAATCGCAATCAGGATAGTGATACAACCTTGCTTGAACGCTTGTTTTCTTCTGATCTCCGAGAGTGGCATAATAACTAAATGCGATCGCGTCATCAACCTTTTCAATCAGCTTGCTAACTTCCCGTTCTGCATCTTCAGCTTTCATCAAGCTTTTAGCCGTACTTTCCAAGGACTGAGCAAAAGCATAGGTCAATCCTGTGAGAGCCGCTACATCCCGGTATAATCTGGCTCGTTTCGGTAATTGATTGTCTGAATCCATAGAATCTCCTTTCAATTCTACATCTTTATGTATCCTTTCCCAGTACATTTGACGTACTTTTTCTAAATGCAAATCAGTGGAAAAGTTTGAACTTTTCGCTAGAGTATAATCTGCTAGAAACGGTAAATCTTGCTGCATATAGCGCACAGCATCACCAAGGGTCATATTGATATCTTTGCCAGAAATCACAGTTGATTGTTTATAGCAATCCATCAAGCCCTTAACAAAAATTAGATGCCGACTTGCTAATGTAAGAGGTTGAGTACCTTGAATCACTAGAGAAAAATTAAAATCAGTTAAAACTTCAAGTGGAAAAATCGATGCTACTTTAGCTATTGCATATTGAATCTGTCCCAACTTATGAGACGCTAACTCACCTCCACTTGTACGGTCTGAAGCTAGTATTAAATATCTACCTGCACTTAGATGTATTTCCTTACTAGTTAGCATCCTGATGTAGTCTTTTATTTTCAACTCGGAAGCATCGTTATTATTAGCTGCATCAAGTCGGATGATAATGCTCTCTTCCGTAACCTTTAATGGTGACGCAAATGCTAATGCTGAACAGGAAGAACAAATGTGAGGTCTACCTTCTCCAGAAGATGATTGACGACGCTGAGAAGGACGTTCAAACATGAATCGAAGAACTTGCCATCTTGCTGTTTTTGGATCGAGTGCAACACCGCAGGAATAGCAAAATTCTTTGCTGTCATCTCCAGGCGATCGCATTTCCGGCATCACAAATTTCTCTGTCAAAAGTGGTTCTGGTAGCGGATCAAACTGCGTTGCTTTTAATTCCAGAAGCCGATACATTTCAGTTACACATTGGGTAAAAATATCGCCACGAGTCGAGTTAATTTGCTCGGTTGCTCGTTTGTCAAAGTTTTTAGCGATCGCTACAATCTGTTTGAATTTATTTGGGTTTTGCTTTTCATCCAACTGAACAAACTTAAAAGGATCGCCTTCCGCTTCCTGAATTAGTTTGAGTTTCTGTTGGATAAATTCTTGTGAAAACACCAGCTTTGAACTTAATTTATCCTGTTGCTTCTGCAATTTTCGTTGTTCTGTTTTAGCCAGTCCTGAATTTGCAAGTTGTTCTTGAATTACATTAAGTTCTTGCCATGCAGCATTTTGTTCTTCTAACGATTTAGTAAAAGCTTTTTGGAAATACTCTGTATATTTCTTCGCCTCCTTATCCTGCATCGCCTCCTTATCTTGCAACTCTTTGGCTTTTAATTTTCGGTCTTTATCGCTTAATTCAGAATTCTCCAGTTGCCGCTTTAATGCCTCAATATCCTGCTTACGTTTTTCCTGTCGCTTTCGCACATCCCGAATCACAGCGTAATACCAAGCGGCGAGTACATTCGCTTGTTCCTGGGTCAAAATTGGAACATCCAGCGTACTAAACCCTCGTCCAGATAGGGTGACTGCATTAAGCATCACAATAAAAGTCTGAACTAATCCTGGTAACTTGTGTATTGTGTTTCCATAAGCAGAGAAAGCAACTTCTTCTAGAAACTTTTTCCAAAGTTCTTTAAAGTTAGCTGGCTCTTCTTTTACGGGGATAAAGACTCTAACATGGCGATCGCTCTCATCCAAAACAACAATATAAAGTAGTTTTTGCAGATACTCTAAAAAGCGATCGATCGCACTTTCAATAGCTAATTTAGCCTGAAGCTCTCCTGGTAAAGGAGATTTATACAAAATTTGTGTTCTACCAATAATTTGACTTTGATAAATAATTTGATTGTTTTTCTCCTCAAGATTAAGTGACGAGTTGGCTGCTAGCTTATTTTTGGTAGTAATTGTTAAATTTCGGATAATTGTTGAACAACCGAATGTTTTTGCAATAGCGATTGCATTACTCTCAGGATGCTTAACAAGTTCCGCCAGAATATTTTTCGCTGTTTCAGCAGGTAAAGCGCCAGCAGCTAGAGTGCTAATCAAAATTCTGGCTTGGTTTGCGGAAATATTCATAATTTAGCTTTCCAAAAAACTCAGCAGTCGGAGGTAGTTTGATTACAACTACCTCCTCTGCTTGGAATCACCTATAAATTAAGCTTCCAAGTCAGCGTAACTAACGATGTTGCCCTCAGAATCAAGAACATCTAAGTACAACAGTTCTCTGATTGACTGCTCAAGGCGCTCCATCTGCTCTCGGTACTCAGCAATTTTTCGAGCAATTTCGTCAGGGTCGTGCATTCTCACCTCTACATAAACATGACAACTTTGTCGGAGGTGGTGACTACGTGATACCCTTGTAGGTGCGAATCAACAAAGGACGCAGCCTTTTATCTCCGGCTGTGTTCTAGGTTAACAGAAAATTTCTTGGTCTTGCTGATATAGAGGAGAAATATATATAATGTAAACAAGCCTCCAGATTTCCCTAATCCCTACTTCAGGGATTGAAAATTGCTTGATATGGAGGTTAGAGATTATTCCTCTCTCAAATAAATCCCTATCAGGGTTTGCCAGCCAGAGTTCTGCCCTGGCTTTTTTAGTTGCCATTTGCATAATTTTTCTAGTCCCTGCAACTACTTCAAAATTTAGAACAGGTTATAGAGTAATTGGGTCAAAACATACAACTAATTTTTAAGCTATGACACAATCTCAATTACTCTAAAAAGAGTATGGCAGAATTATTTAAATAAATCAAGTACATAATGCCCAGAAAAAAAGAAACACTAACACTATCCGTCCCACCAGGAACCAAAGAGCAACTAGAGACGATCGCACGCCGTCTAGGAATCTTTTGGGGGAAAAGTCCCAGCCCATCGGGGTTGGTAGTTGCGATCGCGCAACAACAACTCCAAGTCGGTCGAGAAGCTTTAAGCCTTGACGAGCAACAGGTGAAAGCCTTGCGGCAAGCCACTAAACTGCTGATTGATGCTGGTCAAATTGAGGAAGCCGAAACTATAATTACACTTTTGCTGAATCAAGGCGACTTGGAAGCACCCATTCGGCAAGCCTTGTTGCAACAGCAGACTCAGCCGATTCAAGCTTGGCGCGATCGCATCGACGAACTAATCAAGGCTAAACAGCCTTTTCGCTTGAAATATCGCAACTCACAAAATCAAGACTTAGAGTTCACCGTCCGTTATGCAGAAGTCCGGTTCTACGAAAAACGATTCTACTTACAAATTTGGTGCGAAGAGACAGCCGACGCATTGGCAGAAAACCCCGACCTCCCAGAGGTTTGCCATAATCGCTGCTTACGATTTGAACGCATTCAAGACATCCAACCCATCTCAGATGTCTGGCGAGGAAGTTTCGATTCCATAAAAGTGTACTTACAATTTGAAGGATGGTTAGCAAACGCTTATGAACCAAAAACCGAAGACGTAGAAAACATAGTCTTAGGCGAGATTCGCCAAGTCGTGCGGCAAGTGGTCAATCCCTTCTGGTTACTGCGGGAAATCCGACGCTACGGCGAAGATTGCGTGATTGTAGCGCCTGAGAACATCAGAGAACGCTACAGGCGAGAACTGCGGGAGATTTGCAAATCTTACGGCATAGAACTCCCGTAAACAAGTAGGGTGCGTTAGTGCAACGTAACGCACCTTTTTTTTGAACCGCGAAGACGCGAAGGACGCGAAGGAAGAACGAAGAAAGGTTAGCAAAGTTAGCTGCCACACTCCAGGCAGGGACATTTCGAGCTATTCTTTACTTGAAAAAGCATGACGGGATTTGGAGAGAGAGCAAAATGCAAACAGCGGAAGAAAAAGTGAATCAGTTGGCGGGAAAGCCAGCACCCGACGAGATTTTGATTGATGTTGCTAAACTTTTAGACGACTATTACACAGTTCATCCCGATCCCGCAAATCCGCTGCAAAAGGTAAGTTTTGGCACTTCGGGACATCGGGGTTCTTCCAGCAACGGGACTTTCAACGAAGACCACATTCTTGCGGTTTCCCAAGCTGTAGTGGAATATCGTCAGAGTCAGGGCATTAATGGCCCATTGTACATGGGAATGGATACTCACGCCCTTTCTGCACCCGCACAAAAGACGGCATTGGAAGTGTTAGCGGCGCATGGTGTAGAGGTTTACATTGCAGCCGGGGAAGGATATGCTCAATTTACGCCAACTCCGGTGGTTTCTTATGCCATTCTCACTTACAACCAAGGCAAAACCACTGGTTTAGCAGATGGAATTATTATCACGCCTTCGCACAATCCCCCTTCTGACGGCGGTTTTAAATATAATCCCCCTTCTGGAGGCCCTGCGGAACCAGAAATTACTAAATGGGTGCAAGAAAGAGCGAATGAATTGTTAGCAAATAACAATCGAGATGTGCGGCGCATTTCTTATGAGTCGGCGTTGAAAGCATCAACAACTCATTTTTATGATTTCATTACTCCCTACGTTAATGATTTAGAAAATGTAGTTGATATTGATGTAATTCGATCGGCAGGACTTCGCATTGGTGCCGATCCTTTAGGTGGTTCTAATATAGCTTATTGGGAACCAATTGCCGATCGCTACAACCTAAACATTACCTTAGTTAACAAAACCGTAGACCCAACTTTCCGGTTTATGACCGTAGATTGGGATGGTAAAATTCGCATGGATTGTTCTTCCCCTCATGCAATGGCGAGTTTAGTCAAATTTAAAAATGATTATGACATCGCTTTTGGTAATGATACCGATTCCGACAGACATGGAATTGTTACCCCTAGTGTGGGATTAATGAATCCGAATCATTTCCTATCTGTAGCGATTTGGTATTTATTTACTAATCGTACAGGTTGGTCGGGAGAAAGTGCGATCGGGAAAACTTTAGTTAGTAGTAGTATGATCGATCGCGTAGCTAAAGAAATTAACCGCAAACTTTCCGAAGTACCCGTAGGTTTCAAATGGTTTGTTGACGGATTATTAGACGGTTCCTTTGGATTTGGCGGAGAAGAAAGTGCTGGGGCATCTTTC
This genomic interval from Phormidium ambiguum IAM M-71 contains the following:
- a CDS encoding WYL domain-containing protein; this encodes MPRKKETLTLSVPPGTKEQLETIARRLGIFWGKSPSPSGLVVAIAQQQLQVGREALSLDEQQVKALRQATKLLIDAGQIEEAETIITLLLNQGDLEAPIRQALLQQQTQPIQAWRDRIDELIKAKQPFRLKYRNSQNQDLEFTVRYAEVRFYEKRFYLQIWCEETADALAENPDLPEVCHNRCLRFERIQDIQPISDVWRGSFDSIKVYLQFEGWLANAYEPKTEDVENIVLGEIRQVVRQVVNPFWLLREIRRYGEDCVIVAPENIRERYRRELREICKSYGIELP
- a CDS encoding endonuclease domain-containing protein, encoding MTKLYNKSTEKAKRQALRNNMPVAEKIIWAKLRGRQIESCKFRRQYSIGAFVVDFYAPELKLAIEIDGESHFLDGAKEYDDERQAFLEEKGTKVLRFTNEQIYHELEGVITTITQSIQVLRETTPPQPSPY
- the pgm gene encoding phosphoglucomutase (alpha-D-glucose-1,6-bisphosphate-dependent), coding for MQTAEEKVNQLAGKPAPDEILIDVAKLLDDYYTVHPDPANPLQKVSFGTSGHRGSSSNGTFNEDHILAVSQAVVEYRQSQGINGPLYMGMDTHALSAPAQKTALEVLAAHGVEVYIAAGEGYAQFTPTPVVSYAILTYNQGKTTGLADGIIITPSHNPPSDGGFKYNPPSGGPAEPEITKWVQERANELLANNNRDVRRISYESALKASTTHFYDFITPYVNDLENVVDIDVIRSAGLRIGADPLGGSNIAYWEPIADRYNLNITLVNKTVDPTFRFMTVDWDGKIRMDCSSPHAMASLVKFKNDYDIAFGNDTDSDRHGIVTPSVGLMNPNHFLSVAIWYLFTNRTGWSGESAIGKTLVSSSMIDRVAKEINRKLSEVPVGFKWFVDGLLDGSFGFGGEESAGASFLRKNSTVWTTDKDGIIMDLLAAEITAKTGKDPGLHYQDLTARLGTPYYKRIDSPATPEQKARLGKLSPEDVKAGTMAGDKITAKLTKAPGNNASIGGLKVTTENGWFAARPSGTENVYKVYAESFQSENHLEQILQEAQQIVTDAL
- the cas3 gene encoding CRISPR-associated helicase Cas3', whose protein sequence is MSKPFDFGRVFFPNGKNQIPENILFQPLGNHAANVRKLAWYWNPDDFVKGDREASRKRVADAAYLHDIGKPQKFGISVNIKANGKVEFSYSFRGHRFEASDPKQPWVEFLAKGHHDYSVRDICRDTYKLKTLSNDLEEDHPLKAEAEKYKQVLEGEPIAYAHELYILEMCDQIEAEIACRFFEDDEQAESRAFMDFTITQDEKQKNVFYVDPWIFGSDRQGFTLTLASWSMPFPEKLKTALEGNVGDSQSLTKQLQNAVKDWWVSQLQKLKSKIDRIVIQSLPKDELDEYDAQTIYETVGRFSANPMQEELAIKLDRKQNPNPALLLKAPTGTGKTESVLFPALANDYRLILVLPTRSLLEDQRERINDYLIRFSSLSQNKNRQISLVVDTGAQMDRWLYINGEVSKPKVRSRRHLYKGNIILTTLDKFLYRYFSFGDKQKSYIFPHRIHRENTLICFDEAHSYDEISFTNFQSLVQALYEAGRSLVLMTATMPKDLIERFDFLKDKEKDKENVIDFIEDDENREKLEKFQQQTLNRPYLNQRSFEWHNTIQCYQTTSEGQRDSTEFQNQVTKMILEQWKLRGEATRILAVVETVKDAAAIYQQLKSTLNCDTSSENRWLFLYHGRIADKLRPELYKQIKYRDEKEYPYILVTTSAIEVGCDLNAEVLISQICPPENLIQRAGRCNRRGNISDAKVILVGDRIPDFANSLDDSGWQRYEEMLQSLTDFDAQKVGSCISRSQHIDDYRVVELFSMLHDYVYSADLTCQPTHEKGLVITRSWTPSATLIYQNGEKEPSKITVPLDRLIQNEDNQYANTHVLESFYNQENSHRSERALTFGSAYLKDIIIRISPNNKGAEMFDDKNEYKYDPELGFVDLPGVFIRLKSKDFDEKLLCQHDRNDKQKVAIITYTKGLNTETVLETQENAASN